A genomic window from Gossypium hirsutum isolate 1008001.06 chromosome D12, Gossypium_hirsutum_v2.1, whole genome shotgun sequence includes:
- the LOC107945734 gene encoding peroxisomal and mitochondrial division factor 2, which yields MADSTVINGEVENQMADNFYDADKAKLTEQDSKIKALESEKLDLSNENKELKEKMKKATLEIDQLRNKEEEMRQEMDHWDEDKKVLESVAARSADLETEVARLQHDLITSMSDADEANKQSMELKRELEEKGLEIRRLGKEITELKKEKVENEKRERELERKLGVLEVRESEERSKNVRMEEELRQQLDVFKNKVKDLEAEVARTRVELETTKEEQRESEERAMGFKLKLLELKEEVEKKAADGINGKSREIVETAESKEKGLNVPPLVAAGSAAAVLVAAAAVYLCCRKRS from the coding sequence ATGGCAGATTCGACGGTCATCAACGGCGAAGTGGAGAATCAGATGGCGGACAATTTCTACGACGCTGATAAAGCCAAACTCACTGAACAGGATAGCAAAATTAAAGCGCTTGAAAGTGAGAAACTGGACCTGAGCAACGAGAACAAAGAGTTGAAGGAGAAGATGAAAAAGGCGACGTTAGAAATTGATCAACTGCGAAACAAGGAAGAAGAAATGAGGCAAGAAATGGATCACTGGGACGAAGACAAGAAGGTTCTGGAATCAGTCGCCGCGAGATCGGCTGATCTCGAAACCGAGGTTGCGAGGCTTCAACATGATCTGATCACTTCGATGAGTGATGCAGATGAAGCGAACAAGCAGTCGATGGAGTTGAAGAGAGAATTGGAAGAGAAAGGGTTGGAGATTAGGAGATTGGGCAAGGAAATCACTGAACTGAAGAAAGAGAAAGTTGAGAACGAGAAGAGAGAGAGGGAGTTGGAGAGGAAATTAGGGGTTCTAGAAGTGAGGGAATCGGAGGAGAGGAGCAAAAATGTTAGGATGGAAGAGGAGCTGAGGCAACAGCTGGATGTATTCAAGAATAAAGTTAAGGACCTGGAAGCAGAGGTGGCGAGAACGAGGGTTGAACTGGAGACGACTAAGGAAGAACAACGAGAATCTGAGGAGAGGGCGATGGGCTTCAAGTTAAAGTTGTTGGAATTGAAGGAGGAGGTAGAGAAGAAGGCTGCTGATGGTATCAATGGGAAATCAAGAGAGATTGTTGAGACTGCTGAGAGTAAAGAGAAAGGGCTAAATGTTCCGCCGCTTGTGGCAGCAGGATCGGCTGCAGCTGTCCTTGTTGCGGCTGCTGCGGTGTATCTTTGCTGTAGGAAGCGGTCGTAA